GTGAAGGTAAAGGTGAGGGTAAAGGAGAGGGTAAAGGAGAGGGTAAAGGAGAGGGTAAAGGAGAGGGTAAAGGAGAGGGTAAAGGAGAGGGTAAAGGTCAAGGCAAGGGTCAGGGACAAGGTCAGGGGCAAGAAGGTCAGCCGCAAGGAGACAGCCAAGATCAAGACAACCAGCCCAACCAAGGCCAATCCGACGATCAGAGCCCCGCCCGCAAGCGGATCGAAGCCGCTGAGAACAAGATGCGGCAGGCGCAGAAGCGATTGGAGGAGGCGAATCGCAAAGGCGCTGCCGACGAGCAACAGAAGGCCCTCGACGATCTCAAGGCCGCCAAACTGGAACTCGAAAAAATCCTCCGTCAGATGCGCGAAGAGCAGATCGAGCGCGTGTTGGCGATGCTCGAGGGCCGGTTTCGCAAGATGCTCGTCGAGCAAATCGAAGTCTACGAAGGGACGGTGCGGCTCGACAAAGTCCCCGACGCCGATCGGAGCCACGACGACGAGATCGAAGCTTCGCGCTTGAGCCGCAAGGAATCGGGCATCGTCCTTGAGGCCGATAAGGCGCTAAACCTATTGCACGAGGAAGGCTCCGCCGTGGCCTTCCCTGAGTCGGTCGAGCAAATGCGCGACGACATGCAACAGGTGGCCGCCCGGCTCGCTCGCGCCAAAGTGGAGCAAGTCACGCAGGTGGTCGAGGAGGACATCATCAAGCAGCTCGAGGAGACGATCGCCGCCTTGCAGAAGGCCCAGAAGGACCAGAAATCGGGCAAGCCGCGGCCGGGCCAGGCCCAAGGGCAACCTCAAGAGCCGCCGCTGGTGGATAAGATCGCGGAGTTGAAGATGATCCGCGCTTTGCAGATGCGCGTCAACAGCCGCACCAAGCGCTATTCCAAATTGCTCGAAGGGGACGTCGAGGAGACCGACCGCCCCGACCTGGTCGAGGCCCTCAAGCGGCTCGCGGAGCGCGAGGAGCGAATTCACCAAGTGACCCACGACATCGTTGTCGGGAAGAACCGATGAGAGTTAGAATAAACTGTTCGGAGGCCATTCGATTGGCCGGACTAGAGGGGAAGCGATGATTCGAATTCAAACCAGGATGGCAAGCTGCGCTTGGGTGATCGCCTTGCCGCTGGCGGCGCTACCGGCGCGGGCAACCGCCGTCGTTGCCCAGGAGCCGGCCGACGAGGAATTTGCCAAGCAACCGACTTGGTCGGCCCCTACGGCGTCGGCCGTGCGGGCCGACGTGTTCAAGTGGGTCGACGATCGGAAACCTGGCGAGGCCATTCGCAAGGAGGTGGAATCCCTTTGGCCGAGCGACTCAGGGGCATCCGCTCAGCCTGCCGCCGGCTATCTCTTGGAGCGAGTGGTCAAGTCGATTGCCTTGGCGGACGCGCAGACCGGCGATTTGGTTTCGCTCTGCGCCAAGCCGAAAACGCTCGGCCCGCTGCCGAGCTTTTCTTGGCTAAGCGACGAAAAGACGCCGGCCTTCGAGCGCAATAATCTGCGGCTGTGGTATGGCCGCTGGCTTTCGCAAGAGCATCTCTACGACTACGCGCTCGAGCAATTGAGCGGATTGGAGCCGGCCGACGTTGTCGATCCGGCCACGCTGTTGTTCTATCAGGCGGTGGCCAATCACTGGCTGTTGCACCAAGATCCTGGCCTAAAGGCGATCGCGCGGCTGTTGGAGCGGAAGAAGGAGCTTCCTCGCCGCTACGCCCAGCTCGCCGATATGATGCAGACCGATCTGGCCGCCGTCAAAGAGGATTCGCTGGACCACATCGACCGGCGCATGCGCGACGTCGACGGCCGGCTCGACCACGCTCAGGCCGGCAAGAAGGTCCGCGGCGTCGAGGACGGGATCATCGCTTCGCTCGACAAGCTGATCGAAGAGGAAGAGAAGCGTCAGCAGGAAGCCGCCGCCGCGGCTGGAAGCCGGATGGGCCCCGGTGGCCGGCGGTCCAGTTCCCCTGCTCCCGATAGCGCGAGGCTCTTGGGCAAGGGCCCGGGCGACGTGGCGAAAAAGCCGATCGGCACGCATTCCAACTGGGGCGATCTCCCGGCCAAGGAACGCCAAGAGGTGCTCCAGGCGATCGGCAAGGAGTATCCGTCTCACTACCGCGACGTGATCGAACAGTATTTCAAGCGTTTGGCCTTGGAAGATGAAGAGGCGGGCAGATAGGGACTCGGGGCTGGGGATGGGGCACGCAGGCGGAGGTCCAGGTTAAGATGGAGCGTATGATTTCGCGCGAACCAGCCATTCGACGATGCGCCGGCGCTTTGGGCCGTCTAATACCCCGCCGTTCATTGTTGCCCATTGGCGTTTTCTTGCTGGCCTCTGGCCTCTGGCCTCCGACCTCCGACCTGCTCGCGGCCGAACCGCGTCAATTCCGGGTTACGACGATTGACGGCCAGATTCTCACCGGTGCTCTCGACGAACTCGGCGATCGGCAGCTTGTCGTCGAGACGGCCGGCGCGAAGAAGACGTTCAATTCCACCGATGTGCGGATGGTCGCTCCTGTCGAAGAGAAGGGTGTTCCGAAATTTGCCAACGGACTCACGGGAGAGCGGCGGCCGGCGGTTTGGCTCGAAACGATTGACGGCAGCCGGATTCCTGGATCGACGTATTCCGTCACCAAGGGGACCGCCGAATTGAAGCTGGCCGACGGCGCGGCGCTCAGCCTCCCGACGAAGTCGATCCGACTCGTCGAATTCCCCGGGACGGACGGCGCGGCCGCGAGTTGGGTCGGCGACTTGAGGACCGATTTGGCCGCGGACCTGATCGTGGTTCGCAAACGCGACGGAATCGATTACGTCGAAGGGGCCGCCGGAGACGTGAACGACGAGACCGTCAACTTCAATGTCGATAGCGACAACGTGCCGGTCAAGCGCGCGAAGGTGGCGGGGATCGTGTATTTTCATCCACCGGACAGTGCCGATTTACCGGAGGCGAATTGCGTGTTCGACGATGCGGCCGGCTGGCGCGTGAAGGCCAGGAGTGTGACTTTAGCCGACGGCCAACTGAAGATCGTGACCACATTCGGCGGCGAGTTGGCGCGGCCCGTCGAATCGCTCAAGCTCCTTGACTTCTCGCCCGGCAAGATGGTTTACCTCAGCGATCTTCCGCCCGTCTCGCGCGACTGGACGCCGCTGGTCGATTTCGGCAAAGAGGCCGAGTCGCTGGCCAAGTTTTACCGGCCGCAGGTCGATCGCGGCCTGGACGACGGCGCGCTGCGATTGGCCGGAAAGATTTACCCCAAGGGGCTCGCGATTCCCAGCCGAACCACACTCACCTACAAAATCACCGGCAAGGGCAAGCGGTTCAAGGCGCTCGCGGGGATCGACGACGGCGTGCGCGCGGCGGGCAGCGTGCGGCTGGCGATCCGCGGCGACGGCAAGCCGCTTTACGAAGCAAAAATCTCCGGACGCAGCCCGCCGGTCGATCTAGACCTGGACATCTCGGGAGTGAAGCGATTGAATATTCTCGTGGATTTCGGCGAAGGGCTCGACGTGGGGAACTACCTCGACCTCTGTGATGCAAGGATTGTGAAATGAAGCGACGGCACGCTCAAAGTATTAGGCACACTCCGTGTGCCGCAACCATCGAACTCCTCTCCTTCTGGGAGAGGTCGGGTGAGGAGAGCGTAGGAGTGGATTCTGCCGTCACCCCAGCCCTCTCCCAACGGGAGAGGGAGCCGATTTGCGGGAGGCCGCGTTATCTCGCCAGCGCCACCCGCGCTGCGCTGATCCTGCTGGCTTTACCCATCGCCGGTCTCTCGGGCCTCGCCACCGCGCGCGCCGACGTCGATGAATCCGTCAAGAAGGCCGAGGCCGAGCGGATTGCCGCCATCGCTAAGGCGGCCCCGGCATTCGTCGCGATTTACGCCAACAATGGCCAAGGAGGCGGCTCTGGTGTGGTCATTTCGCCGGATGGCTATGCCCTCACCAATTTTCACGTCACGCACGAGGCGGGCATCGGGATGAAATGCGGCATGCCCGACGGAAAGCTCTACGACGCCGTGGTCGTGGGCGTCGATCCGACCGGCGACCTCTCGCTGATCAAGCTCTTGGAACGCGAAGACTTTCCGGCCGCCGAATTGGGCGACAGCGATCAAGTTCATGCCGGCGACTGGTGTTTCGCCGCCGGCAATCCGTTCCTGCTGGCGACCGACTTTCACCCATCGATCAGCTACGGGGTTGTTTCAGGCGTCCATCGCTATCAATATCCGGCCGGCACGCTCTTGGAGTATTCCGATTGCTTGCAGGTCGACGCGGCAATCAATCCGGGCAACTCTGGCGGCCCGCTGTTCAATGCCCAGGGACAACTCATCGGGATCAACGGCCGAGCGTCGTTCGAGAAGCGCGGCCGCGTGAACGTGGGCGTCGGTTATGCCATTTCCGTCAATCAAGCAAAGAACTTCATCGGCTGCTTGAAAAGCGGGCGGATCGTCGACCACGCGACGCTTGGGGCGACCGTGAGCACGTCCGACGATGGCCGAGTGTTGGTCTCCGATATCCTGGAGGATTCCGACGCTTATCGTCGCGGCCTGCGCGAAGATGATGAGATTGTCTCCTTCGCCGGCCGGCCGATCCCTTCGACCAACGCCTTCAAGAATATCTTGGGCATCTTCCCGCAGGGCTGGAGGATCGCGCTTTCCTATCGCCGCGACGGCAAGACTTACGACATTCTCGTTCGCTTGCCGGGCGTGCATCATGAGACCGAACTCATCGCGGCCGCCGCCAGCGAGGAGCCGGTCGAGCCGAATCCGAAAGGGAGGCAACGGGGAGCGCCGAAAGACGACAAGGAGCCGCCGAAGGACGACAAGGAAAAGCCCAAGAACGACGGCGAGAAGCCGAAGGATAACGAAGGCAAGGGCAACGACGACAAGAAAGACGCCGACAAGTCCCCGCCGGGCGACAAGCCCGAGAATAAAGACCAGCCGGATAAACCAATTCCGCTTCCCGAAGCTTTGCGGCAACTTCTCCAAAAGCCACCGTTGGCGGAGGCCGTCAAGCAGCGCTACGAAGCCCGCTCCGGATTCGCCAACTATTATTTCAACAAGCTGGCCCGCGAGCGAATCTGGAAGGCCAACGTGGCCCGCGGCGATTTTTCATCGCTCGCCGGCGAATGGGCGCTTTCCGGTGATCTGATTGGCGGCGGCACGTTCGAGATCAAGCTGACTGATAAGGACGCCTCGATTGCGCTGCCGCTGGGCGACACGAAGCTCGAGGTGTGCGACGATCTCGGCGCCGTGCTCAACCCGCCGGGAAGCGGCGGCCTGTTGGCGGCTTTGCACCTCTGGCGGAAGCTGCAAATCGGCGGGCCGGTCAAATACGGGCAGTTGGTTTATCTCGGCACGATGCCGCTCGTTGGCCACGATCGGCCCGTCGAGGTGATCGTCGGCACCGCGGGAGGCGTGGATTGCCATTTCATGTTTGACACCGTTGACGAGTCGCTGGTCGCACTCGAGATGTATCCAGCGTTTGACACCGACCCCTGCGAAGTCTACTTCAGCGATTATCGCGAATCCGAAGGCCGCTTCTTCCCGCGCCGCCTGGAAGTCCACTATGGCGACAACCTGTTCGCGATCATGACGATCACGAAAGCCGATCTGAAAAAGGAGTCCGAGAAATGAGCCGGCCGGCTTTTCCCCAAATTGCTGCGGACCTAACCTCGGACCGTGCGCCGCCGCTTCGCGCCATTGGCTCGTTGTTTTTCGTTCGGCATCTGCCGATGGTCGTCTGCACATTGCTCCTGGCAACCGTAACCGCATCCGCCGGCCCTTCGCTGGCGAAGATCAGCGGTCAGGTCCAGCCGAAGATCGTTAAAATCTTCGGCGCGGGCGGGCTGAACGGCTTGGAGACTTATCAGAGCGGCTTTCTAGTCTCGTCCGACGGTTACATCGTCACGGTTTGGAGCCATGTCCTCGACGTCGACGAAGTCACCGTGATCCTCGACGACGGTCACAAATACGAAGCTAAACTGATCGGGCCCGATCCGCGGCTGGAGCTGGCGCTGTTGAAGATCGACGGCCAGGATTTGCCTCACTTCGATCTTTCGCAATCGGTCCCGGCCGCCGAAGGGACGCGGGTCTTGGCCTTCAGCAATCTCTTCGGCGTGGCGACCGGCGAGGAAGCGGCCAGCGTGCAGCATGGCGCGATCTCGGCGGTGACGACGCTCGACGCCCGCCGCGGCGCCTACGAAACGCCCTATCAGGGCCCGATCTACGTGCTCGACGCGATGACCAACAACCCCGGCGCCGCCGGCGGAGCGCTCACCGATCTGCAAGGCCGGCTGCTCGGCGTGCTCGGCAAGGAGCTGCGCAACTCGAAGAGCAACATCTGGCTGAACTTTGCCATCCCGACCGCCGAATTCGTCACTTCCGTTGAATCGATCCGCAAGACGGGCACGTCCGCGGGGACTCCCGATCCATCGAAGCCGAAGTCGCCCGATAATCCGCTCACGCTCGACCGGCTCGGGATCGTGCTGATTCCCGATGTGCTGGAGCGGACGCCGCCGTTCGTCGACGAGGTGCGGCCGGACTCCGCC
Above is a genomic segment from Pirellulales bacterium containing:
- a CDS encoding NPCBM/NEW2 domain-containing protein: MLPIGVFLLASGLWPPTSDLLAAEPRQFRVTTIDGQILTGALDELGDRQLVVETAGAKKTFNSTDVRMVAPVEEKGVPKFANGLTGERRPAVWLETIDGSRIPGSTYSVTKGTAELKLADGAALSLPTKSIRLVEFPGTDGAAASWVGDLRTDLAADLIVVRKRDGIDYVEGAAGDVNDETVNFNVDSDNVPVKRAKVAGIVYFHPPDSADLPEANCVFDDAAGWRVKARSVTLADGQLKIVTTFGGELARPVESLKLLDFSPGKMVYLSDLPPVSRDWTPLVDFGKEAESLAKFYRPQVDRGLDDGALRLAGKIYPKGLAIPSRTTLTYKITGKGKRFKALAGIDDGVRAAGSVRLAIRGDGKPLYEAKISGRSPPVDLDLDISGVKRLNILVDFGEGLDVGNYLDLCDARIVK
- a CDS encoding trypsin-like peptidase domain-containing protein codes for the protein MDSAVTPALSQREREPICGRPRYLASATRAALILLALPIAGLSGLATARADVDESVKKAEAERIAAIAKAAPAFVAIYANNGQGGGSGVVISPDGYALTNFHVTHEAGIGMKCGMPDGKLYDAVVVGVDPTGDLSLIKLLEREDFPAAELGDSDQVHAGDWCFAAGNPFLLATDFHPSISYGVVSGVHRYQYPAGTLLEYSDCLQVDAAINPGNSGGPLFNAQGQLIGINGRASFEKRGRVNVGVGYAISVNQAKNFIGCLKSGRIVDHATLGATVSTSDDGRVLVSDILEDSDAYRRGLREDDEIVSFAGRPIPSTNAFKNILGIFPQGWRIALSYRRDGKTYDILVRLPGVHHETELIAAAASEEPVEPNPKGRQRGAPKDDKEPPKDDKEKPKNDGEKPKDNEGKGNDDKKDADKSPPGDKPENKDQPDKPIPLPEALRQLLQKPPLAEAVKQRYEARSGFANYYFNKLARERIWKANVARGDFSSLAGEWALSGDLIGGGTFEIKLTDKDASIALPLGDTKLEVCDDLGAVLNPPGSGGLLAALHLWRKLQIGGPVKYGQLVYLGTMPLVGHDRPVEVIVGTAGGVDCHFMFDTVDESLVALEMYPAFDTDPCEVYFSDYRESEGRFFPRRLEVHYGDNLFAIMTITKADLKKESEK
- a CDS encoding trypsin-like peptidase domain-containing protein — encoded protein: MSRPAFPQIAADLTSDRAPPLRAIGSLFFVRHLPMVVCTLLLATVTASAGPSLAKISGQVQPKIVKIFGAGGLNGLETYQSGFLVSSDGYIVTVWSHVLDVDEVTVILDDGHKYEAKLIGPDPRLELALLKIDGQDLPHFDLSQSVPAAEGTRVLAFSNLFGVATGEEAASVQHGAISAVTTLDARRGAYETPYQGPIYVLDAMTNNPGAAGGALTDLQGRLLGVLGKELRNSKSNIWLNFAIPTAEFVTSVESIRKTGTSAGTPDPSKPKSPDNPLTLDRLGIVLIPDVLERTPPFVDEVRPDSAAAKAGVHPDDLVLLVENQVVQSCAALQKELGLREADADVHLTLMRGNELIEVQLKVPEDTKQ